A single region of the Pseudomonas sp. PDM14 genome encodes:
- a CDS encoding LysR substrate-binding domain-containing protein, translating into MFACLPLTALRTFESAARLGSFKTAAEEMNVTPTAVSHQIRSLEDWLGAPLFERLGRGVRLSEGGERLQQNMHGALLEISRGVEALRPVQHADSLSLSTTPAFAALWLIPRLGRFYQRHPGIRVRIETSNTLADLQRDASLDLAIRCGFGEYPQLLEIPLMEECFSAYGTPALVERLPDCATELIGVAWATPQPGLPDWQHWSAAVGEDWLQHSVRRDYPDEHYALQAAISGQGLVLASSVLASDSLASGLLVPYRPQIRLAGARYLAVCVPGRERQPALQAFLDWLRAESAGVKI; encoded by the coding sequence ATGTTCGCCTGCCTGCCACTGACTGCCCTGCGCACCTTCGAATCCGCCGCTCGCTTGGGCAGCTTCAAGACGGCGGCAGAGGAAATGAACGTCACCCCCACCGCGGTATCGCACCAGATCCGCAGCCTCGAAGACTGGCTCGGCGCGCCGCTGTTCGAGCGTTTGGGCCGTGGCGTGCGCCTCAGCGAAGGCGGCGAGCGCTTGCAGCAAAACATGCATGGGGCATTGCTGGAGATCAGCCGCGGCGTCGAGGCGCTGCGTCCTGTGCAGCACGCTGACAGCCTCAGTCTGAGCACCACGCCGGCGTTCGCCGCGCTCTGGCTGATCCCGCGGCTGGGACGTTTCTACCAGCGCCACCCGGGCATCCGCGTGCGCATCGAAACCAGCAACACCCTGGCCGACCTGCAGCGCGACGCCAGCCTCGACCTCGCCATTCGCTGCGGTTTCGGCGAATACCCGCAGCTGTTGGAAATCCCGCTGATGGAGGAGTGCTTCAGCGCCTACGGCACGCCCGCGCTGGTCGAGCGCCTGCCGGACTGTGCGACGGAGCTGATCGGCGTGGCCTGGGCCACACCGCAACCGGGCCTCCCGGACTGGCAGCACTGGAGCGCTGCAGTTGGCGAGGACTGGTTGCAGCACAGCGTGCGCCGTGATTACCCGGACGAGCACTATGCGCTGCAGGCTGCGATTTCCGGTCAGGGACTGGTGCTGGCCAGTTCGGTACTCGCCTCCGACAGCCTGGCCAGCGGCCTGCTCGTGCCCTACCGCCCGCAGATCCGCCTGGCCGGAGCCCGCTACCTGGCAGTTTGTGTACCTGGGCGGGAACGCCAACCGGCACTGCAGGCCTTTCTCGACTGGCTGCGTGCCGAAAGTGCCGGCGTAAAAATCTAA
- a CDS encoding helix-turn-helix domain-containing protein, translated as MPLIPIDNTADLGALARSLRRQQGIRQDDLAAIIGASHVFLRDVELGKETVQLGKVLRLLDELGVRLLLQVPDGDES; from the coding sequence ATGCCGCTCATTCCCATCGACAACACCGCCGACCTCGGCGCCCTCGCCCGCAGCCTGCGGCGCCAACAGGGCATTCGTCAGGACGACCTCGCCGCGATCATCGGTGCCAGCCATGTGTTCCTGCGTGACGTGGAGCTGGGCAAGGAAACCGTGCAACTGGGCAAGGTCCTGCGCCTGCTCGACGAACTCGGCGTGCGTCTGCTGCTGCAGGTGCCGGATGGAGACGAGTCGTGA
- a CDS encoding efflux transporter outer membrane subunit — MTPSPLRPLFIVITTLALGACAIGPDYQRPASAPSAQFKQAAGWKAAAPADTALRGNWWELYGDAELNQLIERLNSNNQSLASAEAQFRQARALARGARAAFFPSLNLNTGVTRAGQGGGDSTISTSDGVAVSGSNASRVSKTYDASLGVSWELDVWGKLRRQLEADNASLQASAADLAAVRLSQQSELVQSYLQLRVLDEQKRLLDETVVAYQRAFKIAENQYRAGIVPRSDVTQALTQLRGTEAEAVDLEYQRAQLEHALAVLVGVAPSEFDLAARAAYIPSLPAVPLSLPSSLLERRPDIAAAERRVMSANASIGVAKAAYYPDLTLSATGGYRSGSFNDWISTPNRFWSIGPQFAMTLFDAGLISSQVEQAEASYDQTVADYRQTVLEGFREVEDYLVQLSVFEREAVVQQQALDAARESLRLILNQYKAGTVEFTDVVSVQTSALSNERTNLTLQGNRLTASVQLIAAMGGGWQAPAEE; from the coding sequence ATGACGCCATCACCGCTTCGCCCGCTGTTCATCGTCATCACCACGCTGGCCCTGGGCGCCTGTGCCATCGGCCCGGACTACCAGCGCCCGGCGTCGGCGCCCTCGGCGCAGTTCAAGCAGGCCGCGGGCTGGAAGGCGGCTGCGCCGGCAGACACCGCGCTGCGCGGCAACTGGTGGGAGCTGTACGGCGACGCGGAACTGAACCAGCTGATCGAGCGCCTGAACAGCAACAACCAGAGCCTGGCCAGCGCCGAGGCGCAGTTCCGCCAGGCACGCGCCCTGGCCCGCGGCGCACGGGCGGCGTTCTTTCCTTCGCTGAACCTCAACACCGGCGTGACACGCGCCGGGCAGGGCGGTGGCGACAGCACCATCAGCACCAGCGATGGCGTTGCCGTCAGCGGCTCGAATGCCTCGCGCGTGTCGAAAACCTACGACGCCAGCCTCGGCGTGAGCTGGGAGCTGGACGTGTGGGGCAAGCTGCGGCGCCAGCTGGAGGCCGACAACGCCAGCCTGCAGGCCAGCGCCGCCGACCTCGCCGCGGTGCGCCTGAGCCAGCAGTCGGAACTGGTGCAGAGCTACCTGCAGTTGCGTGTGCTCGATGAACAAAAACGTCTGCTCGATGAAACCGTGGTGGCCTACCAGCGCGCGTTCAAGATCGCCGAGAACCAATACCGCGCCGGCATCGTGCCGCGCTCCGACGTGACCCAGGCGCTGACCCAGCTGCGCGGCACCGAGGCCGAAGCGGTCGACCTGGAATACCAGCGCGCGCAACTCGAACACGCGCTAGCCGTGCTGGTCGGCGTGGCGCCGTCGGAGTTCGACCTGGCGGCGCGCGCGGCCTACATCCCGAGCCTGCCGGCGGTGCCGCTGAGCCTGCCGTCGAGCCTGCTCGAACGGCGCCCGGACATCGCCGCCGCCGAGCGCCGGGTGATGTCCGCCAACGCCTCCATCGGCGTGGCCAAGGCGGCCTATTACCCGGACCTGACCCTCAGCGCCACCGGCGGCTACCGCAGCGGCAGCTTCAACGACTGGATCAGCACGCCGAACCGCTTCTGGTCGATCGGCCCGCAGTTCGCCATGACCCTGTTCGACGCCGGCCTGATCAGCTCCCAGGTCGAACAGGCCGAGGCCAGCTACGACCAGACCGTCGCCGACTACCGGCAGACCGTGCTCGAAGGCTTCCGCGAGGTCGAGGATTACCTGGTGCAGCTCTCGGTGTTCGAGCGCGAGGCGGTGGTGCAGCAGCAGGCGCTGGATGCGGCGCGTGAATCGCTGCGCCTGATCCTCAACCAGTACAAGGCCGGCACCGTGGAGTTCACCGATGTGGTCAGCGTGCAGACCAGCGCGCTGTCCAACGAGCGCACCAACCTGACCCTGCAGGGCAATCGCCTGACGGCCAGCGTGCAGCTGATAGCCGCCATGGGCGGCGGTTGGCAGGCGCCAGCCGAAGAATGA
- a CDS encoding nuclear transport factor 2 family protein produces the protein MKALILSLLLLALPQAYAADRLTEDSVRAFYNQLTAAAQARDIDGVLGHMSEDARVHIKAAAAGGDMNLDMKQYRELLRRGWSTLDGYQVTVAIQHVEIATDGQSATLSGLTEERYQLQGQTQQSRSQETASLRLVDGEPKITLVEVVIQP, from the coding sequence ATGAAAGCACTGATCTTGTCCCTGTTGCTGCTCGCCCTGCCCCAGGCCTACGCTGCCGATCGGCTGACCGAGGACAGCGTTCGCGCCTTCTACAACCAGCTCACCGCCGCCGCGCAGGCCAGGGACATCGACGGCGTGCTCGGGCACATGAGCGAGGATGCGCGGGTGCATATCAAGGCCGCCGCTGCCGGGGGTGACATGAACCTGGACATGAAGCAGTACCGCGAGCTGCTGCGCCGGGGCTGGAGCACACTGGACGGCTATCAGGTAACGGTGGCGATCCAGCATGTCGAGATCGCCACCGATGGCCAGAGCGCCACGCTCAGCGGCCTGACCGAAGAACGCTATCAGCTCCAGGGACAGACACAGCAATCGCGCTCCCAGGAGACCGCCAGCCTGCGTCTGGTCGATGGGGAACCGAAGATCACCCTGGTTGAAGTGGTCATCCAGCCCTGA
- a CDS encoding PACE efflux transporter, which translates to MQGSRRKVVQALLYELVAIAFVSPLIAWAFDESMAHSGALALLLSLIAMAWNMLFNALFERWETRQACRTRNLTRRLLHAGGFEGGLAIILIPVMAWWLEISALTALLADLGLLVFFFFYAFVFQWAFDLLFGVPDSARDIATTQEADCLG; encoded by the coding sequence ATGCAGGGTTCACGTCGCAAGGTGGTTCAGGCACTGCTCTACGAACTCGTGGCAATCGCCTTCGTCTCGCCACTGATCGCCTGGGCGTTCGATGAAAGCATGGCCCATTCGGGTGCCCTGGCGCTGCTGCTGTCGCTGATCGCGATGGCCTGGAACATGCTGTTCAACGCCTTGTTCGAGCGCTGGGAAACGCGTCAGGCATGCCGCACTCGCAACCTCACGAGGCGCCTGTTGCACGCCGGCGGATTCGAGGGTGGCCTGGCGATCATCCTGATTCCGGTGATGGCCTGGTGGCTGGAGATCAGCGCCCTGACGGCGCTGCTCGCGGACCTCGGCCTGCTGGTGTTTTTCTTCTTCTACGCCTTCGTCTTCCAGTGGGCGTTCGACCTGCTGTTCGGCGTACCGGACTCGGCCAGGGACATCGCCACTACACAGGAAGCAGACTGCCTAGGATGA
- a CDS encoding efflux RND transporter permease subunit, with amino-acid sequence MNLSAPFIARPVATLLLSLAIILLGAVSFGLLSVAPLPKMDFPAIVVDANLPGASPQIMASSVATPLERSLGSIAGISEMTSRSSQGNTRIIILFDLGRDVDAAAREVQAAINASRNLLPSGMRSMPTYRKFNPSQAPIMVLSLTSDVLSKSQLYDVASTVLAQKLSQVTGVGEVQIGGSSLPAVRVALEPRLLDQYGIALDEVRNAIVQASVDRPKGALEDGQRHWQIQANDQLDKAIDYRPLVIRYQNNAPVRLGDVAEVKDGVEDRYNSGFYNDNDSVLMVINRQPGANIIETIEDIRAELPGLQAVIPPSVQLEVAMDRSPVIRATLHEAERTLLIAVGLVILVVFAFLGRWRAALIPALAVPVSLVGTFAVMYLLDFSLNNLSLMALIIATGLVVDDAIVVLENISRHIEAGEKPLAAAYKGSQEVGFTLLSMNLSLVAVFLSILFMGGIVGNLFREFSITLTAAIIVSLLVSLTLTPMLCARWLRPEDTEHRPSRMQQLGGRVQERVMAAYGRSLDWALRHSRLTLFSLLLTIGFNVYLFVEVPKTFMPQQDTGQLLGFIRGDDGLSFQVMQPKMEIYRRALLKDPAIHSVAGFIGGSGGINNATLIIRLKPINERGASSQEVIDRLRETMPKVPGGRLMLMSDQDLQFGGRQGRSTENEYVLLASDLGDLNVWLPKVRDALAALPELTDIDANEGEGAQQISLEIDRATAQRLGVDMAMVTAVLNNAFSQRQISTIYDTLNQYSVVMEINPKYAQYPEALDQIQLITADGARVPLSTFAHWKRSLEEDRVNHQGQFAAESIGYSLAKDVTADQANRAIARAVAEVNLPTEVQGQMGGTGGAFETAAKGQPLMILSALLLVYVVLGILYESYIHPLTILSTLPSAGVGALLAILLTGGEFSLISLLGLFLLIGVVKKNAILMIDLALQLERQDKLSPTESIRQACLLRFRPIMMTTLAAMLGALPLLLGMSEGAEMRQPLGLTIVGGLILSQVLTLYTTPVVYLYLDRARHRVNRWRGVRTDAALDTPV; translated from the coding sequence ATGAACCTCTCCGCCCCCTTCATCGCCCGCCCGGTGGCCACGCTGCTACTGAGCCTGGCGATCATCCTGCTCGGCGCCGTCAGCTTCGGCCTGCTCTCGGTGGCACCGCTGCCGAAGATGGATTTCCCGGCCATCGTGGTCGATGCCAACCTGCCTGGCGCCAGTCCGCAGATCATGGCGTCGAGCGTGGCCACACCGCTGGAGCGATCCCTCGGCAGCATTGCCGGGATCAGCGAGATGACCAGCCGCAGCAGCCAGGGCAACACGCGGATCATCATCCTCTTCGACCTTGGCCGTGATGTGGACGCCGCCGCGCGCGAGGTGCAGGCGGCGATCAACGCCTCGCGCAACCTGCTGCCCAGTGGCATGCGCAGCATGCCGACCTACCGCAAGTTCAATCCCTCACAGGCGCCGATCATGGTGCTCTCGCTGACCTCCGACGTCCTCAGCAAGAGCCAGCTGTACGACGTGGCCTCCACGGTGCTGGCGCAGAAGCTGTCACAGGTCACCGGGGTCGGCGAGGTACAGATCGGCGGCAGCTCGCTGCCAGCGGTGCGCGTGGCGCTGGAACCGCGCCTGCTCGACCAGTACGGCATTGCCCTGGACGAGGTGCGCAACGCCATCGTCCAGGCCAGCGTCGACCGTCCCAAGGGCGCGCTGGAGGATGGGCAGCGGCACTGGCAGATCCAGGCCAACGACCAGCTGGACAAGGCCATCGACTACCGCCCGCTGGTGATCCGCTACCAGAACAACGCGCCGGTGCGCCTGGGTGACGTCGCCGAGGTCAAGGACGGTGTCGAGGACCGCTACAACAGTGGTTTCTACAACGACAACGACTCGGTGCTGATGGTGATCAACCGCCAGCCCGGCGCCAACATCATCGAAACCATCGAGGACATCCGCGCCGAGCTGCCGGGACTGCAGGCGGTGATTCCGCCCAGCGTGCAACTGGAAGTGGCGATGGACCGCTCGCCGGTGATCCGCGCCACCCTGCACGAAGCCGAGCGCACGCTGCTGATCGCCGTCGGCCTGGTGATCCTCGTGGTGTTCGCCTTCCTTGGTCGCTGGCGCGCCGCGTTGATCCCCGCGCTGGCGGTGCCGGTGTCGCTGGTCGGCACCTTCGCGGTGATGTACCTGCTGGATTTCTCCCTCAACAACCTGTCGCTGATGGCGCTGATCATCGCCACCGGCCTGGTGGTGGACGACGCCATCGTCGTGCTGGAGAACATTTCGCGGCACATCGAGGCCGGCGAGAAACCACTGGCGGCGGCCTACAAGGGCTCGCAGGAGGTCGGCTTCACGCTGCTGTCGATGAACCTGTCGCTGGTCGCGGTGTTTCTCTCGATCCTGTTCATGGGCGGCATCGTCGGCAACCTGTTCCGCGAATTCTCCATCACCCTGACGGCGGCGATCATCGTCTCGCTGTTGGTGTCGCTGACGCTGACACCGATGCTCTGCGCCCGCTGGCTGCGCCCGGAAGACACCGAGCACCGCCCCAGCCGCATGCAGCAGCTCGGCGGGCGGGTGCAGGAGCGGGTCATGGCGGCCTACGGGCGCAGCCTGGACTGGGCCCTGCGCCATTCACGGCTGACCCTGTTCAGCCTGCTGCTGACCATCGGCTTCAACGTCTACCTGTTCGTCGAAGTGCCGAAGACGTTCATGCCGCAGCAGGACACTGGCCAGTTGCTCGGTTTCATCCGCGGCGACGACGGCCTGTCGTTCCAGGTCATGCAGCCGAAGATGGAAATCTATCGCCGCGCGCTGCTCAAGGACCCGGCGATTCACAGCGTGGCCGGCTTCATCGGCGGCTCCGGCGGGATCAACAACGCCACCCTGATCATCCGTCTCAAACCGATCAACGAGCGCGGCGCCTCATCCCAGGAGGTCATCGACCGCCTGCGCGAGACCATGCCCAAGGTGCCTGGCGGGCGGCTGATGCTGATGTCCGACCAGGACCTGCAGTTCGGCGGGCGCCAGGGACGCAGCACGGAGAACGAATACGTGCTGCTGGCCAGTGACCTGGGCGACCTGAATGTCTGGCTGCCCAAGGTGCGCGATGCGCTGGCGGCGCTGCCGGAGCTGACCGACATCGACGCCAACGAAGGCGAGGGCGCGCAGCAGATCAGCCTGGAAATCGACCGCGCCACCGCGCAGCGCCTGGGCGTGGACATGGCCATGGTCACCGCAGTGCTGAACAACGCCTTCAGCCAGCGGCAGATCTCCACCATCTACGACACGCTCAACCAGTACAGCGTGGTGATGGAGATCAATCCGAAATACGCCCAGTACCCGGAGGCGCTGGACCAGATCCAGTTGATCACCGCCGATGGCGCACGCGTGCCGCTCTCGACCTTCGCCCACTGGAAGCGCAGCCTGGAAGAAGATCGGGTCAACCACCAGGGCCAGTTCGCCGCCGAGAGCATCGGCTACTCGCTGGCCAAGGACGTCACAGCGGACCAGGCCAACCGCGCCATTGCCCGCGCCGTGGCCGAGGTCAACCTGCCCACCGAAGTGCAGGGGCAGATGGGTGGCACCGGCGGCGCCTTCGAAACCGCGGCCAAGGGCCAGCCGCTGATGATCCTCAGCGCGTTGCTGCTGGTCTACGTGGTGCTCGGCATCCTCTACGAAAGCTACATCCACCCGCTGACCATCCTCTCCACGCTGCCCTCGGCGGGTGTCGGCGCGCTGCTGGCGATCCTCCTGACCGGCGGCGAATTCAGCCTGATCTCGTTGCTTGGTCTGTTCCTGTTGATCGGCGTGGTGAAGAAGAACGCGATCCTGATGATCGACCTGGCGCTGCAGCTGGAACGCCAGGACAAGCTGAGCCCGACCGAGTCGATCCGCCAGGCCTGCCTGCTGCGTTTCCGCCCGATCATGATGACCACCCTGGCCGCCATGCTCGGCGCTCTGCCGCTGCTGCTGGGCATGAGCGAGGGCGCCGAGATGCGCCAGCCGCTGGGCCTGACCATCGTCGGCGGGCTGATCCTCAGCCAGGTGCTGACGCTCTACACCACCCCGGTGGTCTACCTCTATCTCGACCGCGCGCGCCACCGGGTCAACCGCTGGCGCGGCGTGCGCACCGATGCTGCTCTGGATACCCCCGTATGA
- a CDS encoding glycosyltransferase, with amino-acid sequence MYNVLIVGYVWPEPRSSAAGSRMIELIELFRAQGWRVTFASAAALSEHRADLAVYDVPEVAITLNCDSFDAFVSELQPDLVLFDRFFSEEQFGWRVERCCPHAIRVLETSDLHSLRDARQRLLKEAQRNACSEQERHRQGAVQADALQLFAAMAEDDLAQREVAAIYRCDLTLLISDFEQALLQEQFGVPAALLQHCTLMLIPSQIAAPGFSERRDFISIGNFRHAPNWDAVLWLKHQLWPLIRQRLPQAQLQVYGSYPPPKATALHNPKQGFNVLGWAADAHVVMSQARVCLAPLRFGAGIKGKLADAMSCGTPSVTTPIGSEGMCGELPWAGAVVDSADAFADAAVALHEHAQQWSEAQQRGQRILAERFDRQAAGQQLIERLQRLRDNLQTERRANFVGSMLRHHQHKSTQYMSQWIAAKHAASKPVDG; translated from the coding sequence ATGTACAACGTCCTCATCGTCGGCTACGTCTGGCCCGAGCCGCGCTCGTCGGCCGCCGGCAGCCGCATGATCGAACTGATCGAGCTGTTCCGTGCCCAGGGCTGGCGGGTGACCTTCGCCAGCGCTGCGGCGCTGTCCGAGCACCGCGCCGACCTGGCGGTCTATGACGTGCCGGAAGTGGCCATTACCCTCAATTGCGACAGCTTCGACGCCTTCGTCAGCGAACTGCAGCCGGACCTGGTGCTGTTCGACCGCTTCTTCAGCGAGGAACAGTTCGGCTGGCGTGTCGAGCGCTGTTGCCCGCACGCCATTCGCGTGCTCGAAACCAGCGACCTGCACAGCCTGCGCGACGCCCGTCAGCGCCTGCTCAAGGAGGCTCAGCGCAACGCCTGCAGCGAGCAGGAACGGCATCGGCAAGGCGCCGTGCAAGCCGACGCCCTGCAGCTGTTCGCCGCGATGGCCGAGGACGACCTGGCCCAGCGCGAGGTTGCGGCGATCTACCGCTGCGACCTGACCTTGCTGATTTCCGACTTCGAACAGGCCCTGCTGCAGGAACAGTTCGGCGTGCCGGCCGCCTTGCTGCAGCACTGCACGCTGATGCTGATCCCGTCGCAGATCGCCGCGCCGGGCTTTTCCGAGCGTCGCGACTTCATCAGCATCGGCAACTTCCGCCATGCCCCCAACTGGGATGCGGTGCTGTGGCTCAAGCATCAGCTCTGGCCGCTGATTCGCCAGCGCCTGCCACAGGCGCAGCTGCAGGTTTATGGCTCCTACCCGCCGCCGAAGGCCACGGCGCTGCACAACCCCAAGCAGGGCTTCAACGTGCTCGGCTGGGCCGCCGATGCCCATGTGGTGATGAGCCAGGCGCGGGTCTGCCTGGCGCCGCTGCGCTTCGGGGCGGGAATCAAGGGCAAGCTGGCCGATGCCATGAGTTGCGGCACGCCCAGCGTGACCACGCCAATCGGCAGTGAAGGCATGTGCGGCGAGCTGCCCTGGGCCGGCGCAGTGGTCGATAGCGCCGATGCCTTCGCCGATGCCGCCGTAGCATTGCATGAGCACGCGCAGCAGTGGAGCGAAGCGCAGCAACGCGGCCAGCGCATCCTCGCCGAGCGTTTCGATCGTCAGGCCGCTGGCCAGCAGTTGATCGAGCGTCTGCAGCGCCTGCGTGACAACCTGCAGACCGAGCGCCGGGCCAACTTCGTCGGCAGCATGCTGCGTCATCACCAGCACAAGAGCACGCAGTACATGTCACAGTGGATCGCCGCCAAACACGCCGCCAGCAAGCCTGTCGACGGCTGA
- a CDS encoding disulfide bond formation protein B produces MTRRSLPVALPLLIALLCAAMLGGALLTQFWLGWEPCTLCVQIRLWLSIAAAAALLLALAGATKQAWLAVLLWPVLLAAGGMAVFDNAHVVLIETGLMDSFSCSPFPFYSDYLPLHEYWPDVFMSGGICGQNDYFIFGIPFTGWTLAAVTALFMLILVTLWRSIRRAR; encoded by the coding sequence ATGACCCGTCGTTCCCTTCCCGTCGCCCTGCCGCTGCTCATCGCCCTGCTCTGTGCCGCGATGCTCGGTGGTGCGCTGCTCACGCAATTCTGGCTGGGTTGGGAGCCTTGCACCCTGTGCGTGCAGATCCGCCTGTGGCTGAGCATCGCCGCTGCCGCTGCGCTGCTGCTGGCCCTGGCCGGGGCGACGAAGCAGGCCTGGCTGGCCGTACTACTTTGGCCGGTGCTACTCGCGGCCGGCGGCATGGCGGTGTTCGACAACGCCCACGTGGTGCTGATCGAGACCGGCCTGATGGACAGCTTCAGCTGCTCGCCCTTCCCCTTCTACTCCGACTACCTGCCACTGCACGAATACTGGCCGGACGTGTTCATGAGCGGCGGCATCTGCGGGCAGAACGATTACTTCATTTTCGGCATCCCGTTCACCGGCTGGACCCTGGCCGCCGTCACCGCACTGTTCATGCTGATCCTCGTCACCCTGTGGCGCAGCATCCGCCGCGCCAGGTAA
- a CDS encoding HipA domain-containing protein, with protein sequence MRQLQVWLNERCVGLLAEQDNLWLFRYESAWQQDAASFDLSPQLPRASGEIRDGASQRPVQWFFDNLLPEEQARTLLAQDAKVDVADAFALLAHYGAESAGALTLLLPEQPLPPGGLQVLPEHELAQRIDALPRVSLGQAAPKRMSLAGAQHKLAVVLRDGNLLEPVGQTPSTHILKPDHPDIDNYPHSAANEWFVMSAAAAVKLPVPAVELRRVPQSVYLIQRFDREPAGEQLRRRHVLDACQLLSIDRVYKYRMATLDTLQQLVALCRSKALSRQSLFRWALFNALLGNNDAHLKNLSFFVGAQGVELTPHYDLLSTSVYARDNGWGNAELSWPMGQARRFGELRRADVLAFGEVLGLPGKVSERLLDVLLAALPPATDRQLQIALELGLGAGELRLLRQIRHGVLADMLQQLS encoded by the coding sequence GTGAGGCAGCTGCAGGTCTGGCTCAATGAGCGCTGCGTTGGCCTGCTCGCCGAGCAGGACAACCTGTGGCTGTTCCGCTACGAATCTGCCTGGCAGCAGGATGCGGCGAGCTTCGACCTGTCGCCGCAGCTGCCGCGGGCCAGCGGAGAAATTCGTGACGGTGCCAGCCAGCGCCCAGTGCAGTGGTTCTTCGACAACCTGCTGCCCGAGGAGCAGGCGCGCACCCTGCTCGCCCAGGATGCCAAGGTCGACGTGGCGGACGCCTTCGCCCTGCTCGCGCACTACGGCGCCGAGTCGGCCGGCGCGCTGACCCTGCTGCTGCCAGAGCAACCGCTGCCACCCGGCGGCCTGCAGGTGCTGCCGGAACACGAGTTGGCCCAGCGAATCGATGCATTGCCGCGGGTATCCCTGGGCCAGGCCGCGCCCAAGCGCATGTCGCTCGCGGGGGCTCAGCACAAGCTGGCCGTGGTGTTGCGCGACGGCAATCTGCTCGAACCGGTCGGGCAGACGCCGTCGACGCATATCCTCAAACCCGATCACCCGGACATCGACAACTACCCGCACAGCGCCGCCAACGAGTGGTTCGTGATGAGCGCAGCGGCGGCGGTGAAACTGCCGGTGCCGGCGGTGGAGCTGCGTCGTGTGCCGCAGTCGGTGTACCTGATCCAGCGCTTCGACCGCGAGCCAGCAGGTGAGCAACTGCGCCGCCGGCATGTGCTGGACGCCTGCCAGTTGCTGTCCATCGACCGCGTCTACAAATACCGCATGGCGACCCTGGATACCCTGCAGCAACTGGTCGCGCTGTGCCGCAGCAAGGCCTTGAGCCGCCAATCGTTGTTCCGCTGGGCGCTGTTCAACGCGCTGCTGGGCAACAACGACGCGCACCTGAAGAACCTGTCGTTCTTCGTCGGTGCCCAGGGTGTGGAGCTGACGCCGCACTACGACCTGCTCAGTACCAGCGTGTACGCCCGTGACAATGGCTGGGGCAATGCCGAACTGTCCTGGCCGATGGGCCAGGCGCGGCGTTTCGGTGAACTGCGCCGTGCCGACGTGCTGGCTTTTGGCGAGGTGCTCGGCCTGCCGGGAAAGGTCAGCGAGCGCCTGCTGGATGTGCTGCTCGCTGCCCTGCCGCCCGCGACCGACCGGCAACTGCAGATCGCCCTGGAGCTGGGCCTCGGCGCCGGCGAACTGCGCCTGCTGCGGCAGATCCGTCACGGCGTGTTGGCCGACATGCTGCAGCAGCTAAGCTGA